Proteins co-encoded in one bacterium genomic window:
- a CDS encoding patatin-like phospholipase family protein: MYPTKIAKPIFVVSLADILFLQGCGAAKKQILPASLRQPKIGLVLGGGASRGFAHVGVLRALEQEKIPIDLIVGTSVGSLIGAIYAANPNSFELEWMAFELEKDDIFDFSLLSSRTGPIKGDKLEKFVVKHVKARNIEDMKIPFYAVACDLNTGEPVVFDKGPAEIAVRASSSIPGVFTPLNIKERIVVDGGVIGSVSPETARQKGADIVIVVNIGKNITNYETGNIIQITLQAIDIMGHRIDQYKNKDADVLIEPEVGNVGTMDFSKKKELMLAGIKAGQAAIPAIHKAIEDFKAGRLGQN; the protein is encoded by the coding sequence ATGTACCCAACCAAGATCGCCAAACCGATATTCGTGGTTTCTCTGGCAGACATTCTGTTCCTGCAGGGCTGCGGCGCTGCCAAGAAGCAGATCCTGCCGGCAAGTCTCAGACAGCCTAAAATTGGGCTGGTTCTGGGCGGCGGCGCCTCACGGGGCTTTGCCCATGTCGGCGTGCTCAGAGCCTTGGAGCAGGAAAAGATTCCGATCGACCTGATCGTCGGCACCTCGGTCGGCAGCCTGATCGGCGCGATTTACGCCGCCAACCCCAACAGCTTTGAGCTGGAGTGGATGGCCTTTGAGCTGGAGAAGGACGATATCTTTGATTTCTCCCTGCTTTCGTCCCGTACTGGTCCGATCAAGGGCGACAAGCTGGAAAAATTCGTCGTCAAGCACGTTAAAGCTAGAAATATAGAGGACATGAAGATCCCGTTCTACGCCGTGGCCTGCGACCTTAACACCGGCGAACCGGTGGTTTTTGACAAAGGCCCTGCGGAAATCGCCGTGCGTGCCTCCTCCTCCATCCCCGGTGTGTTTACCCCTTTGAACATCAAGGAACGAATCGTGGTGGATGGAGGGGTGATCGGCAGCGTCTCGCCCGAGACCGCCAGGCAAAAGGGCGCGGATATCGTCATCGTGGTGAACATCGGCAAGAACATCACCAATTATGAGACCGGCAACATCATCCAGATCACGCTTCAGGCCATCGATATCATGGGCCATCGGATCGACCAATATAAGAACAAAGACGCCGACGTTCTGATCGAGCCGGAAGTAGGCAACGTCGGCACCATGGATTTTTCCAAGAAAAAAGAGCTCATGCTGGCCGGCATCAAGGCCGGACAGGCGGCTATCCCAGCCATTCATAAAGCGATCGAGGATTTCAAGGCCGGACGGCTCGGCCAGAACTGA
- a CDS encoding porin family protein has product MKKVLLVLFIIVLAASLVQAADDIRPKCKKGDRSLLFSFNGVSGLLLNGLGSIFGGEGGDGDLAGLQGHPNLNTSTLYSPGVGGLYYMSDYTALRFGIGYANVKNAEDEDGDVTDSNAMMAISAGLQYHIATATAVSIYTGGEFYYGTLSATAEDKDAETESTTSYNGIGVAGLIGAQFYPWKNVSLDMEYQIGYASFSSSGEYTIGDDSDDWKGGSTTVMGISNWGITLNIHF; this is encoded by the coding sequence ATGAAGAAGGTTCTATTGGTACTGTTTATCATCGTTTTGGCAGCCTCTCTGGTTCAGGCGGCCGACGACATTCGTCCCAAATGCAAAAAAGGCGACAGATCCCTGCTGTTCAGTTTTAACGGCGTCAGTGGGCTTTTGCTAAATGGCCTTGGAAGCATTTTTGGCGGCGAGGGCGGAGACGGGGATCTGGCGGGACTCCAAGGTCATCCGAATTTGAACACCTCCACCCTCTATTCTCCCGGCGTGGGCGGATTGTACTATATGAGCGATTACACCGCCCTGCGTTTCGGCATCGGCTATGCCAATGTTAAAAACGCCGAAGATGAGGACGGCGATGTGACCGACTCCAACGCGATGATGGCGATCTCAGCCGGCCTGCAGTATCACATCGCCACGGCCACTGCGGTATCCATCTACACCGGCGGTGAATTCTATTACGGCACCCTGAGCGCAACGGCGGAAGACAAAGACGCTGAGACCGAAAGCACTACCTCCTACAACGGCATCGGCGTCGCCGGATTGATCGGCGCCCAGTTTTATCCGTGGAAGAACGTCAGCCTTGACATGGAGTATCAAATCGGCTACGCCTCTTTTTCGTCGAGCGGTGAATACACCATTGGCGACGACTCGGATGACTGGAAAGGCGGCTCTACCACCGTGATGGGCATTTCCAACTGGGGCATCACCCTGAACATCCATTTCTAG